One segment of Pseudanabaena sp. FACHB-2040 DNA contains the following:
- a CDS encoding AAA family ATPase, with product MAGIPLILLIGLPGSGKSTWAKHFVFQFPTYHWISTDGIRQRLYGNETEQGDWLAIWRTVQAEWRADVAAIRQGHLAGTVYDATNVRRRYRRDAIATAQQCGFTHITGCWFDVPLPVCLQRNRQRSRQVPEEIVQRMHRQLSGAPPSAAEGFDELARLITVPSGDSPCPAARMPLPVR from the coding sequence ATGGCCGGCATTCCCCTAATACTGCTGATTGGGCTGCCCGGTAGCGGCAAATCTACCTGGGCCAAACACTTTGTCTTCCAGTTTCCGACTTACCACTGGATTTCCACCGACGGCATTCGGCAACGGCTCTACGGCAACGAAACTGAGCAGGGAGACTGGCTAGCAATCTGGCGCACTGTGCAGGCCGAGTGGCGGGCAGATGTCGCAGCCATTCGCCAAGGCCATCTGGCAGGCACAGTCTACGATGCTACCAATGTGCGGCGACGCTACAGAAGAGATGCGATCGCAACCGCCCAGCAGTGTGGCTTTACCCACATCACTGGCTGCTGGTTTGATGTGCCGCTGCCGGTGTGCCTACAGCGCAACCGACAGCGGTCTCGTCAGGTGCCGGAGGAGATTGTGCAGCGGATGCACCGCCAACTCAGCGGAGCACCTCCTAGTGCCGCTGAGGGCTTTGATGAACTAGCGCGGCTGATCACTGTGCCCTCAGGCGATTCCCCCTGCCCCGCCGCCAGGATGCCCCTGCCTGTGCGGTAA